A part of Campylobacter concisus genomic DNA contains:
- a CDS encoding sodium-dependent transporter, translating to MAKEQFSKIGYVLAVAGSAVGLGNAWKFPYMVGENGGSAFVILYLLITFLVGIPIFMAELSIGKLSESDSVNAFRKLANKNKNLWQLVGILAMVTAAIISSYYIVIIGWVFKYFTLSFTGLPNDIESSKVIFNELLTHGLGEQTLYFVIAFVACFFILSKGVKSGIEKLNVWMMPSLFIMVLIMLIFSMTMNGFTKSAEFLLVPDFSKISFNSLLLALGLAFWTLSLGMAAIITYSASLSDDTNLATSTLSIVFINIVLAIMMGLVIFTFIFEFGAEPSQGPGLVFISLPTLFAKLGVIGQILAIAFFAALIFAGITSAISIVEPFVFFLIREYGISRIKALSIVGVGVFVLGFLCLLSNIENVGDKFMLFGKNFFDFLDFTASNVLLPISGIGGAIFVGYFMKREALYVLFSPYMSDFVFSAWYFLLRYVAPVCVFIIMINKLFF from the coding sequence ATGGCAAAAGAACAGTTTTCTAAAATAGGTTATGTTTTAGCAGTTGCAGGGTCAGCTGTTGGACTTGGCAATGCGTGGAAATTTCCATATATGGTCGGTGAAAATGGTGGATCGGCATTTGTTATTTTATATCTTTTGATAACGTTTTTAGTTGGTATACCTATCTTTATGGCAGAGCTTAGTATTGGCAAGCTTAGTGAGAGCGATAGTGTAAATGCCTTTAGAAAGTTGGCAAATAAAAATAAAAATTTATGGCAGTTGGTTGGAATTTTAGCTATGGTAACCGCAGCTATAATCTCATCTTACTACATCGTGATCATCGGTTGGGTCTTTAAGTATTTCACACTATCTTTTACTGGTCTTCCAAACGATATAGAAAGTTCAAAAGTAATATTTAACGAGCTTCTTACGCATGGTCTTGGCGAGCAGACGCTTTATTTTGTTATTGCATTTGTAGCTTGCTTTTTTATCCTTTCAAAAGGAGTGAAAAGTGGCATTGAAAAGCTAAATGTTTGGATGATGCCAAGCCTATTTATTATGGTTTTAATCATGCTTATCTTTTCTATGACGATGAATGGCTTTACAAAATCTGCTGAGTTTTTACTTGTTCCTGACTTTAGTAAAATTTCATTTAACTCGCTCTTGCTTGCTCTTGGGCTTGCTTTTTGGACACTATCTCTTGGTATGGCAGCGATCATTACATATTCAGCTAGCCTAAGCGATGATACAAATTTAGCCACTTCTACGTTAAGTATCGTCTTTATAAACATCGTCTTAGCCATCATGATGGGTCTTGTTATCTTTACATTTATATTTGAATTTGGCGCAGAGCCGTCTCAAGGACCAGGACTTGTCTTTATCTCGCTTCCAACGCTCTTTGCTAAGCTTGGTGTGATAGGTCAAATTTTAGCTATAGCATTTTTTGCAGCACTTATTTTTGCTGGCATTACTTCAGCTATCTCTATCGTAGAGCCGTTTGTATTTTTCTTGATCAGAGAGTATGGCATTAGCAGGATAAAAGCTCTTAGCATAGTTGGAGTCGGTGTTTTTGTTTTAGGATTTTTATGTCTTTTATCAAATATAGAAAATGTTGGCGACAAATTTATGCTCTTTGGTAAAAATTTCTTTGATTTTCTTGACTTTACCGCTTCAAATGTTCTGCTTCCAATTAGTGGTATTGGTGGAGCGATATTTGTTGGATATTTTATGAAAAGAGAGGCACTTTATGTGCTATTTAGTCCATATATGAGCGACTTTGTATTTAGTGCGTGGTATTTTTTATTAAGATATGTAGCGCCAGTTTGCGTCTTTATCATCATGATAAATAAATTGTTTTTTTAA
- a CDS encoding biotin/lipoyl-containing protein codes for MAKKFIDVMDTTFRDGFQSVYGARVLMNDFLPALEAAKEAGIEHFEFGGGARFQSLYFYLNEDAFTMMDKFRSIVGPKANLQTLSRGVNTVTLDTGSRELIDLHAKLFKKHGTTTIRNFDALNDVENLKYSGERIAHHGLKHEVVVTMMDLPSGCVGAHDVKFYEKILREILDANIPYHSVCFKDASGTSSPQKVYETIKMARKLLPEKTHIRLHTHETAGVSVACYLAALEAGVDGIDLAASPVSGGTSQPDILTMLHAVKGKNYDLGGLDVEKILKYESVLNDCLKEYFLPPEAVQVSPLIPFSPMPGGALTANTQMMRDNNILDKFPEVILAMREVVQKGGYGTSVTPVSQFYFQQAFNNVMFGKWKKIAEGYGKMVLGYFGKTPVTPDKEIIKLASEQLGLKPTTKHAVDIADKDESKSLAHVKEILKQNNIKTTEENIFIAAACKEKGIAFLKGEAKVNVRKIDPNAKANESRQTQSGRYSVVVNGSRYNVEVSEGFNDSIQVKSITEVEGKSVKNAKSAAAGATENDIVASLPGAVHKILVSAGDHVKKGQAVVVLEAMKMEIEVKAPKDGVIGSIEVSKGQSVANNQVVAKFK; via the coding sequence ATGGCGAAGAAATTTATCGATGTTATGGATACAACCTTTAGAGATGGCTTTCAGTCAGTTTATGGCGCCAGAGTGCTTATGAACGATTTTTTGCCTGCGCTTGAAGCGGCCAAAGAGGCTGGCATAGAGCATTTTGAATTTGGTGGCGGAGCGAGATTTCAAAGCCTTTATTTTTACCTTAATGAAGATGCTTTTACGATGATGGATAAATTTAGAAGCATCGTAGGACCAAAAGCAAATCTTCAAACCCTAAGCAGGGGCGTAAATACCGTTACACTTGATACTGGTAGTCGCGAGCTAATCGACCTTCACGCAAAACTTTTTAAAAAACATGGAACTACCACCATCAGAAATTTTGACGCACTAAATGACGTTGAAAATTTAAAATATTCAGGCGAAAGGATCGCTCATCATGGACTAAAACACGAAGTCGTAGTTACGATGATGGATCTGCCTAGTGGCTGTGTGGGAGCACATGATGTTAAATTTTATGAGAAAATTTTAAGAGAAATTTTAGATGCAAACATTCCTTATCACAGCGTTTGCTTTAAAGATGCAAGTGGTACAAGTAGCCCACAAAAGGTCTATGAAACCATAAAAATGGCTAGAAAATTATTGCCAGAAAAAACTCACATCAGACTTCACACTCATGAAACCGCAGGCGTAAGTGTGGCTTGCTATCTTGCAGCGCTTGAAGCTGGCGTTGACGGCATAGATCTAGCCGCAAGCCCAGTAAGTGGCGGTACAAGTCAGCCAGATATCTTAACCATGCTTCACGCAGTTAAAGGCAAAAACTACGATCTTGGTGGACTTGACGTGGAGAAAATTTTAAAATACGAAAGCGTTTTGAATGATTGTTTAAAAGAGTATTTCTTGCCACCTGAGGCCGTACAAGTAAGCCCACTCATACCATTTTCACCGATGCCTGGTGGCGCGCTTACAGCAAATACCCAGATGATGAGAGATAACAACATCTTAGATAAATTTCCAGAGGTCATCCTTGCGATGCGCGAGGTCGTGCAAAAGGGTGGATACGGCACTTCAGTGACCCCTGTTAGCCAGTTTTACTTCCAACAAGCATTTAACAATGTGATGTTTGGCAAGTGGAAGAAGATTGCCGAGGGATACGGCAAAATGGTGCTTGGCTACTTTGGCAAGACCCCAGTTACGCCTGATAAAGAGATCATCAAGCTTGCAAGCGAGCAACTAGGCTTAAAACCAACTACAAAACACGCAGTTGATATAGCTGATAAAGATGAGAGTAAGTCGCTTGCTCATGTAAAAGAAATTCTAAAGCAAAACAATATAAAAACTACCGAAGAAAATATATTTATAGCAGCAGCTTGTAAAGAAAAGGGTATTGCATTTTTAAAAGGCGAAGCCAAAGTAAATGTAAGAAAAATCGATCCAAATGCTAAAGCAAACGAGAGCAGACAAACTCAAAGCGGCAGATATAGTGTCGTTGTAAATGGTAGCCGCTACAATGTCGAAGTAAGCGAGGGCTTTAACGACAGCATCCAAGTAAAATCAATCACTGAAGTTGAAGGCAAGAGCGTAAAAAATGCCAAAAGTGCAGCAGCAGGTGCAACTGAAAATGATATCGTTGCAAGCTTGCCGGGCGCTGTGCATAAAATTTTAGTAAGCGCAGGAGACCATGTCAAAAAGGGGCAAGCTGTAGTCGTGCTTGAAGCAATGAAGATGGAGATAGAGGTCAAAGCCCCAAAAGATGGTGTGATAGGCTCTATTGAGGTTAGCAAAGGTCAAAGCGTCGCGAACAATCAAGTGGTAGCTAAATTTAAATAA
- a CDS encoding peptidylprolyl isomerase, with translation MRFDELKVYDINLDELKKDKFAVLETDKGEIRLELFAEEAPQAVTNFVHLIKSGFYNGLNFHRVIPNFVIQGGCPNGTGTGGLGWRIKCECDKQKVKHERGSLSMAHAGRDTGGSQFFICHSKQPHLDGVHTVFGKCVDEESLKVLDAIRQGDKIISAKIRESL, from the coding sequence ATGCGTTTTGATGAATTAAAAGTTTATGACATAAATTTAGATGAGCTTAAAAAAGATAAATTTGCAGTTTTAGAGACAGACAAAGGCGAGATCAGACTTGAACTTTTTGCCGAGGAAGCTCCACAAGCTGTTACAAATTTTGTACATTTGATAAAATCGGGCTTTTATAATGGTCTAAATTTTCACAGAGTTATACCAAATTTTGTCATCCAAGGTGGCTGCCCAAATGGAACAGGCACAGGCGGTCTTGGCTGGAGAATAAAATGTGAATGCGATAAGCAAAAGGTAAAACACGAGCGCGGTAGCCTTAGCATGGCTCATGCGGGACGTGATACTGGCGGATCACAGTTTTTCATCTGTCATAGCAAGCAACCTCATCTTGATGGCGTGCATACAGTCTTTGGAAAATGTGTTGATGAAGAGAGCCTAAAGGTGCTTGACGCCATAAGACAAGGCGATAAGATCATCTCTGCTAAGATCAGAGAAAGCCTATAA
- a CDS encoding cation:dicarboxylate symporter family transporter, whose translation MNNAKKQGNLAVRLFTNLAFWVVIGIVGGVIVGMVAPELGIASKPGIDYFIKALKILIGPIIFLTIVSGIVGLESLKDLGSIGLKAFIYFEIVSTLALAVGIIFGETLRPGHGMNLDYTQLDASSVAKFTSQAANMDANSGFVAHTLHLLRGAVPVDDIFPYVHILDPFIKSNTLQVLFMAIIVAIVLSLLAHDKKQACLKPLEFIQHYVLKLLSWLMLFSPVAAFSAMAYLIGKFGIGTLLGMMELLVVMALASCFFIFVVLGVICYFAKINVFKFMRFISKEVLVVFATSSSETALAPLMQKLESAGINRGAVGLIIPTGYSFNLDCTNIYLSLSVIFLAQAFNIPLSFEHLISILIVLMITSKGAVGVTGSGFVVLAGTLSALPSTGIPVVTVAVLLGVDKFMSEMRAVGNLCGNAVGCMIVSIWDKKVDMDKFRYALDHPEEFHFHS comes from the coding sequence ATGAATAATGCTAAAAAGCAAGGAAATCTTGCTGTAAGATTATTTACCAATCTTGCCTTTTGGGTTGTGATCGGTATTGTTGGTGGCGTTATCGTTGGCATGGTCGCGCCTGAGCTTGGTATAGCAAGCAAACCAGGCATTGATTATTTTATAAAAGCACTTAAAATTTTAATCGGTCCTATTATCTTTTTAACGATCGTTTCAGGTATCGTTGGACTTGAGAGCCTAAAAGATCTTGGATCTATTGGATTAAAGGCATTTATCTATTTTGAGATAGTTAGCACACTTGCGCTTGCTGTTGGTATCATCTTTGGCGAGACACTTCGTCCAGGACATGGTATGAATCTTGACTACACTCAGCTTGATGCCTCAAGCGTAGCTAAATTTACATCTCAGGCTGCAAATATGGACGCAAATAGCGGATTTGTAGCACATACGCTTCATCTTTTAAGAGGTGCTGTGCCAGTAGATGACATCTTCCCTTACGTGCATATACTTGATCCATTTATAAAATCAAACACACTTCAAGTACTTTTCATGGCCATTATTGTTGCCATCGTGCTTTCGCTACTAGCACATGATAAAAAACAAGCTTGCCTAAAGCCACTTGAATTTATTCAGCACTATGTCTTAAAACTTCTTAGCTGGCTTATGCTCTTTAGCCCAGTGGCTGCATTTTCAGCTATGGCTTATCTGATCGGCAAATTTGGTATCGGAACGCTTCTTGGCATGATGGAGCTTTTGGTTGTTATGGCACTTGCAAGCTGCTTTTTCATATTTGTCGTGCTTGGTGTTATCTGCTATTTTGCAAAAATCAATGTCTTTAAATTTATGCGTTTTATCTCAAAAGAGGTATTGGTAGTCTTTGCGACAAGCTCGAGCGAAACAGCTCTTGCACCACTTATGCAAAAGCTAGAATCAGCTGGTATAAATAGAGGCGCTGTTGGACTTATCATTCCAACTGGCTACTCATTTAACCTTGACTGCACCAACATCTATCTAAGTTTAAGCGTTATCTTCTTAGCTCAAGCTTTCAACATCCCGCTAAGCTTTGAGCATCTAATAAGCATTTTAATCGTACTAATGATCACAAGCAAAGGCGCTGTTGGCGTGACAGGATCAGGCTTTGTCGTCCTTGCTGGAACACTAAGCGCACTTCCAAGCACTGGCATACCAGTCGTCACCGTAGCCGTGCTACTTGGCGTTGATAAATTTATGTCAGAAATGCGTGCTGTTGGCAATCTCTGCGGTAATGCCGTTGGCTGCATGATAGTTTCTATCTGGGATAAAAAAGTCGATATGGATAAATTTAGATACGCACTAGATCATCCTGAGGAATTTCACTTTCACTCATAA
- a CDS encoding TRAP transporter small permease subunit translates to MQKVEKFFDKVGDIVGYICMFIMALMIIDVFFNVVARYFFSYGNVAFQELEWYFFAVIFLLGMSYALKEDAHVRVDIFYAKFSPKNKALVNMIGTVIFVIPFALLVSNLSFEFVSDAYTSAEASADPGGLTHRWIIKALIPFSFYLLVFFAIGFFIRNFNLYKKAKKGE, encoded by the coding sequence ATGCAAAAAGTTGAGAAATTTTTTGATAAGGTAGGCGATATAGTCGGCTATATTTGCATGTTTATTATGGCTTTGATGATAATAGACGTCTTTTTTAACGTTGTGGCAAGATACTTTTTTTCCTATGGAAACGTTGCATTTCAGGAGCTTGAGTGGTATTTTTTTGCTGTGATATTTTTGCTTGGTATGAGCTATGCATTAAAAGAAGATGCGCACGTTAGAGTTGATATCTTTTATGCTAAATTTTCACCAAAAAATAAAGCTCTTGTAAATATGATAGGAACTGTTATTTTTGTAATTCCATTTGCACTTCTGGTTTCAAATTTATCGTTTGAATTTGTGAGTGACGCTTATACTTCAGCTGAAGCTAGTGCGGATCCAGGCGGCCTTACTCACAGATGGATCATAAAAGCACTTATTCCTTTTTCTTTTTATCTACTTGTATTTTTTGCGATTGGCTTTTTTATAAGAAATTTTAATCTTTACAAAAAAGCTAAAAAGGGGGAATAA
- a CDS encoding heavy-metal-associated domain-containing protein, translated as MKTFEVNNIHCQNCANTIKNALEDDFGEIKVDLSKEPRQVSVDIKDGDVEKFKSEMADLGFDVIKEL; from the coding sequence ATGAAAACATTTGAAGTAAACAATATCCACTGCCAAAACTGCGCAAACACTATAAAAAACGCACTTGAAGATGACTTTGGCGAGATAAAAGTCGATCTTAGCAAAGAGCCAAGACAAGTAAGCGTCGATATAAAAGATGGCGATGTAGAGAAATTTAAATCAGAAATGGCTGATCTTGGATTTGACGTTATAAAGGAGCTTTGA
- a CDS encoding GNAT family N-acetyltransferase: MIQNAQKQDAKSCIKLLNLAMEDIAYKLSGYDDPIKSDEILEIFFKSETNRLSYKNVFVYKNNEEIIAAMCVYFGGDAEQLDREISQHLKALGKDDKVEKECFDDEFYIDSIAVDENFRGQGLAKELIRHSFVVAKELGHKKVSLIVDTNKPKVRKFYESLGFKFNVKKIVNLHEYDHMIKEII; encoded by the coding sequence ATGATACAAAATGCTCAAAAACAAGATGCAAAAAGCTGCATAAAGCTACTAAATCTAGCAATGGAGGATATCGCCTACAAGCTAAGTGGCTACGATGATCCTATTAAAAGTGATGAAATTTTAGAAATTTTTTTCAAAAGTGAGACAAATAGACTAAGCTATAAAAATGTCTTTGTTTATAAAAATAACGAGGAAATCATCGCTGCTATGTGTGTATATTTTGGTGGCGACGCGGAGCAGCTTGATAGAGAAATTTCACAACATTTAAAGGCTCTTGGCAAAGATGACAAGGTAGAAAAAGAGTGTTTTGACGATGAGTTTTATATAGATAGTATCGCTGTTGATGAAAATTTTAGAGGCCAAGGGCTTGCAAAAGAGCTCATAAGGCATTCATTTGTCGTAGCAAAAGAATTAGGGCATAAAAAGGTTTCATTAATAGTAGATACAAATAAGCCAAAAGTTCGTAAATTTTACGAGAGCCTTGGCTTTAAATTTAATGTCAAGAAAATTGTAAATTTACACGAATACGACCACATGATAAAGGAGATAATATGA
- a CDS encoding TRAP transporter large permease, producing the protein MAGLIMFIAALLMLGIGFPVAFTFGAVSMIFGMIGSIVESIGDGDGLLGSIEVFKDMFNFMPYRIFSIMESRIFIAVPLFVFMGVVLQKSKLAERLLESMGMLFGEIRGGIAISTILVGALLAASTGVVGASVVAMGVISLPVMLKYKYDQALGCGTICAAGTLGQIIPPSIVLIILGDIFSVPVGELFHQAIIPGLTLVAVYIIYILIVAYLKPDTAPVVKDESGVSKFKQIIRALIAIFPPLLLVICVLGSIFAGIATPTESSAFGCVGAIILAIFYRTFSFSMIKEALAESVKTTALVFAILVGATAFSMVFSYTGGDEIVEKFMTNLPGEKWGFIIFSMVVIFVLGFFIDFVEISYIVLPILVPIAAKLGINPIYLAILVAMNLQTSFLTPPFGFSLFFLRSVAPAEIKTTAIYKGVVPYIFIQLAVLVFFCVFLMELKPMLDASHGGLLNFLLSLFK; encoded by the coding sequence ATGGCTGGTTTGATAATGTTTATAGCTGCACTTTTGATGCTAGGCATTGGCTTTCCGGTAGCCTTTACCTTTGGTGCGGTTTCGATGATATTTGGCATGATTGGTAGTATTGTTGAGAGCATTGGAGACGGAGATGGGCTGCTTGGAAGTATCGAAGTTTTCAAAGATATGTTTAACTTCATGCCTTATAGAATTTTCTCTATCATGGAGAGTAGAATTTTTATAGCAGTTCCACTTTTTGTATTTATGGGCGTCGTGCTTCAAAAGTCAAAACTAGCTGAGAGGCTGCTTGAGAGTATGGGTATGCTTTTTGGAGAAATTCGCGGAGGCATTGCTATTAGCACTATCTTGGTTGGAGCACTTCTTGCAGCTTCAACTGGTGTTGTTGGTGCAAGTGTCGTTGCAATGGGCGTTATAAGCTTGCCTGTTATGTTAAAGTATAAATACGACCAAGCGCTAGGTTGTGGCACTATATGTGCTGCTGGTACGCTTGGACAGATCATTCCACCTTCTATCGTGCTGATTATTTTGGGTGATATATTTTCAGTGCCAGTTGGTGAGCTTTTTCATCAAGCCATCATCCCAGGACTCACACTAGTAGCAGTTTATATAATTTATATTTTGATTGTTGCTTATTTGAAACCAGATACAGCACCGGTAGTAAAAGATGAGAGCGGTGTTAGTAAATTTAAGCAGATCATTAGAGCACTAATCGCTATCTTTCCGCCGCTTTTACTGGTTATTTGCGTATTGGGTTCTATATTTGCAGGTATCGCTACACCAACTGAAAGTTCAGCTTTTGGCTGCGTCGGAGCCATTATTTTAGCTATTTTTTATAGGACATTTTCATTTTCTATGATAAAAGAGGCATTGGCTGAAAGCGTAAAAACCACAGCACTTGTCTTTGCCATACTTGTTGGTGCGACAGCCTTTTCTATGGTATTTAGTTATACTGGTGGCGATGAGATTGTTGAAAAATTTATGACAAATTTGCCAGGTGAGAAGTGGGGCTTTATCATTTTTAGCATGGTTGTTATCTTTGTGCTTGGCTTTTTTATCGACTTTGTTGAAATTTCATACATTGTGCTTCCTATCTTGGTGCCAATAGCCGCAAAGCTTGGTATAAATCCAATTTATCTAGCAATCTTAGTTGCGATGAATTTGCAAACTTCATTCCTAACGCCGCCATTTGGATTTAGCTTATTTTTCCTAAGATCAGTCGCACCAGCTGAGATAAAAACGACTGCTATTTATAAAGGCGTTGTGCCTTATATTTTTATTCAGCTTGCTGTACTTGTATTTTTCTGCGTCTTTCTAATGGAATTAAAGCCAATGCTTGATGCGAGCCACGGCGGATTATTAAACTTCTTACTCTCACTTTTTAAATGA
- a CDS encoding YebC/PmpR family DNA-binding transcriptional regulator, protein MGRAFEYRRAAKEARWDKMSKVFPKLAKAITVAAKDGGCDPDMNPKLRAAIAAAKAENMPKDNIDAAIKRANGKDSADIKTIFYDGKAAHGVQIIVECATDNPTRTVANVKAIFSKNGGEILPSGSLSFMFTRKSVFELEKPSADIEEIELELIDYGLSDIEEDENALFVYGDYANFGTLHEGIEKLNLVVKKASLQYLPNQTVSLNEEQMLEVERLLDKLEDDDDVQAVYTNIE, encoded by the coding sequence ATGGGACGAGCATTTGAGTACCGAAGAGCGGCAAAAGAAGCTAGATGGGATAAGATGAGCAAGGTATTTCCAAAACTTGCAAAAGCTATAACAGTAGCCGCAAAAGATGGTGGTTGTGATCCAGATATGAACCCTAAACTTCGTGCAGCTATCGCAGCAGCAAAAGCTGAAAATATGCCAAAAGACAACATCGATGCAGCTATAAAAAGAGCAAATGGCAAAGATAGCGCCGATATTAAGACTATTTTTTATGACGGCAAAGCAGCTCACGGCGTGCAAATCATCGTTGAGTGTGCGACTGACAATCCAACAAGAACAGTTGCAAATGTAAAAGCGATATTTAGCAAAAATGGCGGAGAAATTTTGCCAAGTGGCAGCCTTAGCTTTATGTTTACAAGAAAGAGCGTTTTTGAGCTTGAAAAACCAAGTGCAGATATCGAAGAGATCGAGCTTGAGCTGATTGATTATGGTCTAAGTGACATCGAAGAAGACGAAAACGCACTATTTGTTTATGGCGATTACGCAAATTTTGGCACACTTCATGAAGGCATAGAGAAGCTAAATTTAGTAGTTAAAAAAGCTTCACTTCAGTACTTACCAAATCAAACCGTGAGCCTAAATGAAGAGCAAATGCTTGAGGTCGAGAGGCTTCTTGACAAGCTAGAAGACGACGATGACGTCCAAGCAGTTTATACAAATATCGAATAA
- the pckA gene encoding phosphoenolpyruvate carboxykinase (ATP), with the protein MNKLDELGLKEIKKINHNLSYDELFELEKANNEGRVSSNGTFMVDTGIFTGRSPKDKYFVKQDPSQKYIAWGKINQPITKELFDKLLKKAKDQLSGKEIFIQDAFCGASKKSQKSVRFVTEVAWQAHFVKNMFIRPSEAELAKFEPDFVVYNACKTKNEDYKADGLHSEVFVIFNVEENVAVIGGTWYGGEMKKGIFSMMNYWLPLEGKLSMHCSANVGEKGDTALFFGLSGTGKTTLSTDPKRKLIGDDEHGWDDDGVFNFEGGCYAKCINLDPSSEPEIYAAIRRDALLENVVADEKGVVDYKDGSKTENTRVSYPIYHIDNYEPSSSAGHPKNIIFLSADAFGVLPPVAKLTKEQAMYYFLSGYTAKVAGTERGITEPVATFSACFGEPFMPLHPTVYAKLLGEKIDKHGVNVYLVNTGWSGGAYGVGKRMSIKATRACINAILDGSITKCEFENFDKFNFAIPKELDGVETKLLNPINTWANPAQYNASRDKLAKMFVENFKRYEDVKEGVEYAKAGPRA; encoded by the coding sequence ATAAATAAACTAGACGAGCTAGGTCTAAAGGAGATCAAAAAGATAAATCATAATCTAAGCTACGACGAGCTTTTTGAGCTTGAAAAGGCAAACAACGAGGGCAGGGTTTCAAGCAACGGCACATTTATGGTTGATACGGGAATTTTTACTGGAAGAAGCCCAAAAGATAAATATTTCGTCAAGCAAGATCCAAGCCAAAAATACATCGCTTGGGGCAAGATAAATCAGCCTATCACAAAAGAGCTTTTTGACAAGCTTCTTAAAAAAGCAAAAGATCAGCTTAGTGGCAAGGAAATTTTCATCCAAGACGCATTTTGTGGAGCTAGCAAAAAGAGTCAAAAATCAGTACGCTTTGTCACTGAAGTAGCGTGGCAAGCACACTTTGTAAAAAATATGTTTATCCGTCCAAGTGAAGCAGAGCTGGCTAAATTTGAGCCTGATTTTGTAGTATATAACGCTTGCAAGACAAAAAATGAGGACTACAAGGCTGATGGGCTACATTCAGAGGTTTTTGTTATCTTTAATGTCGAGGAAAATGTCGCAGTGATCGGCGGCACATGGTATGGCGGCGAGATGAAAAAGGGCATTTTTTCTATGATGAACTACTGGTTGCCACTTGAAGGCAAACTAAGTATGCACTGCTCTGCAAACGTAGGCGAGAAGGGCGATACAGCGCTATTTTTTGGCCTATCTGGCACTGGTAAAACTACACTTTCAACCGATCCAAAACGCAAACTAATAGGCGATGACGAGCACGGCTGGGACGATGATGGGGTGTTTAACTTTGAGGGTGGCTGCTACGCAAAATGTATCAACCTTGATCCAAGTAGCGAGCCAGAAATTTATGCAGCGATCAGACGTGATGCGTTACTTGAAAACGTTGTAGCTGACGAAAAGGGCGTGGTTGATTACAAAGACGGCTCAAAAACTGAAAATACACGCGTGAGCTATCCAATCTATCACATCGATAACTATGAGCCAAGCTCAAGCGCTGGCCATCCAAAAAATATCATCTTTTTAAGTGCTGATGCTTTTGGCGTGCTCCCTCCAGTTGCAAAGCTGACAAAAGAGCAGGCGATGTATTATTTCCTAAGTGGCTACACAGCAAAAGTTGCTGGCACAGAGCGCGGTATAACTGAACCTGTCGCTACTTTTAGTGCTTGCTTTGGCGAGCCATTTATGCCACTTCACCCAACTGTTTATGCAAAACTACTAGGTGAGAAGATCGATAAACACGGCGTTAATGTCTATCTTGTAAATACAGGCTGGAGCGGCGGTGCTTACGGCGTTGGCAAGCGTATGAGCATAAAAGCAACTCGTGCTTGCATAAATGCGATCCTTGATGGCAGCATCACAAAATGTGAGTTTGAAAATTTTGATAAATTTAACTTTGCTATCCCAAAAGAGCTTGATGGCGTCGAGACAAAACTGCTAAATCCTATAAACACATGGGCAAATCCAGCTCAGTATAACGCTTCACGCGATAAGCTAGCTAAAATGTTTGTTGAAAATTTCAAACGCTATGAAGATGTAAAAGAGGGTGTTGAATACGCTAAAGCTGGTCCAAGAGCTTAA